In Synechococcus sp. KORDI-100, a single window of DNA contains:
- a CDS encoding endonuclease MutS2, with protein MNLPVESRPTAAETVVVLNRALRETLELLEWPLLCEHLSTFAATAMGREAARNLQLPDDLNSSRTALSETVELLTLDELQEGGLSFRGVRDLRPVVLRCSKGGVASGEDLLAVAETLATARRLRRQVVDPELRPVSTALVGTMVTLPELEQRLKFVLEEGGRVADRASDRLAGLRRQWNEGRQERRDKLQELMRQLAPILQDTVIAQRHGRPVLAVKAGAVGRVPGQVHDSSASGSTLFVEPRSVLNIGNRLVDLEGRIREEEQRVLSELSQEVAQHQEPLNVVSAVLQRLDLALARGRYGRWLGAAVPILNEQPEAPFRLDHLRHPLLVWQEKRSEGPAVVPISIEVSQNMRVVAITGPNTGGKTVTLKSIGLAALMARAGMLLPCSGQPALPWCAQVLADIGDEQSLQQSLSTFSGHVKRIGRILDALQKGPAPALVLLDEVGAGTDPSEGTALATALLKALANRARLTVATTHFGELKALKYSDSRFENASVAFDAETLSPTYELLWGIPGRSNALAIASRLGLDQQVLAQAQELLAPAGDGEVNSVIRGLEEQRMRQQSAAEDAAALLARTELLHDELLQRWQKQKQQSVERQEKGRQRLEQSIRDGQKEVRSLIRRLRDGRADGETARQAGQRLRKLKDRHRPEPERRQHPGWRPQVGDRIRLLALGKAADVLEISDDGLQLIVRCGVMRSTVELSAVESLDGRKPAPPPQLVVKVQSRRGGSGGGGGAQVRTARNTVDVRGLRVHEAEAAVEDHLRGADGPVWVIHGIGTGKLKRGLRAWLETVPYVERVTDADQGDGGPGCSVIWMT; from the coding sequence ATGAACCTCCCGGTGGAATCCCGTCCAACTGCAGCTGAAACCGTTGTCGTCCTGAACCGGGCGCTGCGGGAAACCCTTGAGCTCCTGGAATGGCCGCTGCTCTGCGAGCACCTTTCGACCTTCGCTGCCACAGCGATGGGGCGCGAGGCGGCGCGCAACCTTCAACTCCCGGACGATCTGAACAGCAGTCGCACGGCGTTGTCCGAGACCGTGGAACTGCTGACCTTGGACGAACTCCAGGAGGGAGGCCTCAGTTTCCGTGGCGTGAGGGATCTGCGGCCTGTCGTGTTGCGTTGCAGTAAGGGGGGAGTCGCCTCCGGAGAGGATCTGCTGGCGGTGGCTGAGACCCTCGCCACGGCAAGGCGTCTGCGCAGACAGGTCGTGGATCCTGAGTTGCGTCCGGTCTCCACCGCTCTGGTTGGAACGATGGTGACCCTGCCGGAGCTGGAACAGCGCCTCAAGTTCGTCCTGGAGGAGGGTGGTCGCGTGGCGGATCGAGCCAGTGATCGTCTGGCAGGGTTACGGCGGCAGTGGAACGAGGGCCGCCAGGAACGTCGGGACAAACTGCAGGAGCTGATGCGGCAGCTGGCACCGATCCTGCAGGACACGGTGATTGCACAACGGCATGGACGGCCTGTACTGGCGGTGAAGGCCGGCGCTGTCGGTCGGGTTCCAGGGCAGGTCCATGACAGCTCGGCCTCCGGCAGCACCCTGTTTGTGGAACCGCGCTCCGTGCTCAACATCGGCAACAGGTTGGTTGATCTGGAAGGGCGCATCCGAGAGGAAGAGCAGCGGGTGCTGAGCGAGCTCAGTCAGGAGGTCGCTCAGCATCAGGAGCCGCTCAATGTTGTGAGCGCTGTGTTGCAACGTCTCGACCTGGCCCTCGCCCGAGGTCGTTACGGCCGTTGGCTCGGGGCTGCTGTGCCGATCCTGAATGAGCAGCCCGAGGCACCGTTTCGCCTTGATCATCTGCGTCATCCGCTCCTGGTTTGGCAGGAGAAGCGGTCTGAGGGGCCGGCGGTTGTTCCGATTTCAATCGAGGTCAGCCAGAACATGCGCGTTGTGGCGATTACCGGCCCGAACACAGGTGGCAAAACCGTCACGTTGAAAAGCATCGGTCTGGCAGCTCTGATGGCCCGTGCAGGCATGCTGCTTCCCTGTTCCGGCCAGCCAGCCCTGCCCTGGTGTGCTCAGGTGCTGGCGGACATCGGCGACGAGCAGTCCCTGCAGCAGAGCCTGTCCACATTCAGTGGTCATGTGAAGCGAATCGGTCGCATCCTCGATGCCTTGCAGAAGGGGCCGGCACCGGCGCTTGTGCTCCTCGACGAGGTTGGCGCCGGAACCGACCCAAGCGAAGGGACAGCTCTGGCAACAGCGCTGCTTAAGGCCTTGGCAAATCGGGCCAGGCTCACGGTGGCGACCACCCATTTCGGTGAGCTCAAGGCGCTCAAATACAGCGACAGCCGCTTCGAAAACGCTTCCGTGGCCTTCGATGCCGAAACCTTGTCGCCTACGTATGAGTTGCTGTGGGGCATTCCGGGTCGCAGCAACGCTCTGGCGATTGCCAGCCGGCTTGGCCTCGATCAGCAGGTGCTGGCTCAGGCGCAGGAGCTGTTGGCTCCGGCTGGCGACGGCGAGGTGAACAGTGTGATCCGCGGTTTGGAGGAGCAGAGGATGCGGCAGCAGTCGGCTGCCGAAGATGCTGCGGCTCTTCTCGCCCGCACGGAACTTCTCCACGATGAACTCCTGCAACGCTGGCAGAAGCAGAAGCAGCAATCGGTCGAGCGGCAGGAAAAGGGTCGTCAGAGGCTTGAACAGTCGATTCGGGACGGGCAGAAGGAGGTGCGATCCCTGATCCGACGGCTACGGGATGGACGGGCCGACGGCGAAACGGCTCGGCAGGCAGGTCAGCGGCTGCGAAAGCTCAAGGATCGTCATCGCCCGGAACCGGAGCGACGCCAGCATCCAGGCTGGCGTCCCCAGGTGGGAGATCGCATCCGGCTGCTGGCTCTCGGCAAAGCTGCTGACGTTCTTGAGATCTCCGATGACGGTCTGCAGCTAATCGTGCGTTGCGGTGTCATGCGCAGCACGGTGGAGCTGAGCGCTGTGGAGAGTCTGGATGGTCGCAAGCCCGCTCCTCCGCCTCAACTGGTGGTGAAGGTTCAGAGCCGCCGCGGTGGCAGTGGTGGTGGCGGTGGAGCTCAGGTCCGCACGGCTCGCAACACGGTTGATGTTCGCGGGTTGCGGGTTCACGAAGCCGAGGCTGCTGTGGAGGACCATCTCCGAGGTGCCGATGGCCCGGTCTGGGTCATCCACGGCATTGGTACGGGAAAGCTCAAGCGAGGTCTGCGTGCTTGGCTCGAGACGGTGCCCTATGTCGAGCGGGTCACGGATGCGGATCAGGGTGACGGCGGACCGGGTTGCAGTGTGATCTGGATGACATAA
- a CDS encoding ABC transporter ATP-binding protein, whose product MAGVRFEALSKTFPGRRGDKPVDVIRQLDLSIEDGEFLVLVGPSGCGKSTLLRLLAGLDQPSSGEIWIGQQPVSRLRPARRNVAMVFQSYALYPHLSVGDNLSFGLRRSQRRSLTQHIQDQLHRASRSLPPSMRVRSPRERQIEKRVANVAEALELSALLNRLPKELSGGQKQRVALGRAMARQPSVFLMDEPLSNLDAKLRNSTRARIVELQRQLGTTTVYVTHDQVEAMTMGHRIAVLNQGRLQQLGTPMELYRWPSNLFVAQFIGSPPMTLLPVRVGSGACLLLGDHRLSVEGPLADVLPSLENQNLTAGLRPESWRLAPATNRNLPALVSHSEVLGNEQLLTCKLSEGDHLVQVRADPDLEITAGQRLHLDPDPSGWRLFDRDGEAIRLPRQPASEPGPKLPVID is encoded by the coding sequence TTGGCCGGCGTCCGTTTCGAAGCTCTGAGCAAAACGTTCCCCGGACGGCGAGGTGACAAGCCAGTCGACGTGATTCGTCAGCTGGATCTCAGCATCGAAGACGGAGAATTCCTGGTGCTCGTCGGACCGTCCGGCTGTGGCAAAAGCACCCTGCTACGCCTTCTGGCCGGATTAGACCAACCAAGCTCTGGAGAGATCTGGATCGGCCAGCAGCCTGTGAGCCGACTGCGGCCGGCACGCCGGAACGTGGCCATGGTGTTCCAGAGTTACGCCCTTTATCCCCATCTCAGTGTTGGGGACAACCTCAGTTTCGGGTTACGCCGAAGTCAGCGCCGAAGCCTGACTCAACACATCCAGGATCAACTGCATCGAGCCAGCCGCTCCTTGCCGCCGTCGATGCGCGTTCGGTCACCACGAGAACGGCAGATCGAAAAGCGGGTGGCGAATGTGGCCGAAGCTCTTGAACTATCGGCATTGCTGAATCGGCTGCCCAAGGAACTCTCCGGTGGTCAGAAACAACGGGTTGCTCTCGGCCGCGCCATGGCCCGCCAGCCATCGGTGTTCCTGATGGACGAACCGCTCAGCAATTTGGACGCCAAGCTGCGCAACAGCACACGCGCCCGCATCGTTGAACTTCAGCGCCAGCTGGGAACCACCACGGTTTACGTAACCCACGACCAGGTGGAGGCGATGACCATGGGCCATCGCATTGCAGTTCTGAACCAGGGAAGACTTCAGCAGCTTGGAACACCGATGGAGCTTTACCGCTGGCCCTCCAACCTCTTTGTGGCTCAGTTCATTGGAAGTCCACCGATGACCCTGTTGCCCGTTCGGGTCGGCAGCGGCGCCTGCTTACTCCTGGGAGACCATCGCCTGTCCGTCGAAGGCCCCCTTGCCGATGTGCTTCCGTCTCTTGAGAATCAAAACCTCACGGCCGGCCTGCGACCGGAAAGCTGGCGTTTGGCTCCAGCCACGAACCGCAATCTTCCGGCGCTCGTGAGCCACAGCGAGGTGCTGGGCAATGAACAACTGCTGACCTGCAAATTGTCGGAAGGCGATCATCTGGTTCAGGTCCGCGCTGATCCTGATCTGGAGATCACAGCTGGGCAGCGCCTGCATCTGGATCCAGATCCGAGCGGGTGGCGTTTGTTTGATCGCGATGGCGAGGCAATCAGACTTCCCCGCCAGCCTGCCTCCGAGCCTGGGCCCAAACTCCCTGTCATTGATTAA
- the cgtA gene encoding Obg family GTPase CgtA translates to MQFIDQARITVRGGRGGDGIAAFRREKYVPAGGPSGGDGGHGGHVVLQADSNLQTLLDFKYKRLFAADDGRRGGPNKCTGASGRQLVVKVPCGTEARHLTTGILLGDLLEPGQQLTVAFGGRGGLGNAHYLSNRNRAPEKFTEGRDGEEWPLQLELKLLAEVGIIGLPNAGKSTLIAVLSAARPKIADYPFTTLIPNLGVVRRPSGDGTVFADIPGLIAGAAQGAGLGHDFLRHIERTRLLIHLVDAGAEDPVGDLRVVEKELRAYGHGLVDRPRLLVLNKQELASDDQLQRVVADLEATSGRVPITISAVMGRGLDSLLDQVWSALGV, encoded by the coding sequence GTGCAGTTCATCGACCAGGCGCGGATCACAGTTCGGGGAGGGCGTGGCGGTGACGGCATCGCCGCCTTCCGGCGTGAAAAGTATGTGCCTGCCGGTGGTCCCTCCGGTGGGGACGGAGGTCATGGTGGACATGTGGTGCTGCAGGCGGATTCGAATCTGCAGACCCTCCTGGATTTCAAATACAAACGATTGTTCGCTGCCGACGATGGTCGGCGTGGCGGCCCCAACAAGTGCACGGGGGCTTCCGGTCGTCAGCTGGTTGTGAAGGTCCCCTGCGGCACGGAGGCACGTCATCTCACCACCGGAATTCTTCTGGGAGATCTGCTTGAGCCTGGTCAGCAACTCACGGTGGCCTTTGGTGGACGCGGAGGGCTAGGGAACGCCCACTACCTCAGCAACAGAAACCGGGCTCCGGAAAAGTTCACCGAGGGCAGGGATGGTGAGGAATGGCCTCTGCAGCTCGAGCTCAAACTGCTGGCCGAGGTCGGCATCATCGGTCTGCCCAATGCCGGCAAGAGCACACTGATTGCCGTGCTTTCAGCCGCACGTCCCAAGATCGCGGACTATCCATTCACCACGCTGATTCCCAATCTGGGAGTGGTTCGACGTCCCAGCGGTGATGGCACCGTCTTTGCAGACATTCCGGGTTTGATTGCAGGAGCTGCTCAGGGTGCTGGGCTCGGCCACGACTTTCTCCGGCACATCGAGCGGACGCGCTTGCTGATTCATCTTGTGGATGCCGGAGCCGAGGATCCAGTTGGTGACTTGAGGGTGGTGGAGAAGGAACTCCGTGCCTATGGCCATGGCCTGGTGGATCGCCCAAGACTGCTGGTTCTGAACAAGCAGGAACTGGCGTCTGATGATCAGTTGCAGCGCGTGGTTGCCGACCTGGAGGCCACAAGCGGGCGAGTCCCCATCACGATCTCTGCCGTCATGGGTCGAGGTCTTGATTCCCTGCTTGATCAGGTCTGGTCAGCCCTTGGGGTGTGA
- a CDS encoding CP12 domain-containing protein: MKSIDEHIQKDKSELEAAKAAGDDAKVRHFEKELHSLEEYKEHHPGDSHDPTSLELHCEANPDADECRVYDD, from the coding sequence ATGAAATCCATCGACGAGCACATCCAGAAGGACAAATCCGAACTGGAGGCGGCGAAAGCCGCTGGTGACGACGCCAAGGTGCGCCACTTCGAAAAGGAACTCCACTCGCTCGAGGAGTACAAGGAGCATCATCCTGGCGACAGCCACGATCCGACTTCACTCGAATTGCACTGCGAAGCGAATCCGGATGCTGATGAATGCCGGGTTTACGACGACTGA
- a CDS encoding ABC-F family ATP-binding cassette domain-containing protein produces the protein MSLISLVGAAKDFGIRTLFSDLNLHIGERERLGLIGPNGAGKSTLLKVLAGSEPLGEGERRCSPRLRVVLVSQDSRITPGLTVLEQVLEGCGAKRDLLVRFSALSEAIAEHPDDETLLAELGQLSQRMDDEEAWSLEQQCREVLQRLGISDLQRPVEALSGGYRKRVSLASALVACPDVLLLDEPTNHLDAAAVEWLQSWLDRYPGALVLVTHDRYVLDRVTQRMVEVDRGQARTYEGNYSSYLQRKAEQDASEVASAAKFKGVLRRELAWLRQGPKARSTKQKARLQRIEAMREQKPRVAKGALAMASVSRRIGKLVIEAEGLGVTTSGEPTGRQLLDDFSYSFSPEDRVGIIGPNGSGKSTLLDLIAGRRTATHGSLRLGETVHIGYLDQHTDVFTEGKGLERKVIEFVEEAASRIDLGSEQLTASQLLERFLFPPAQQHSPLSKLSGGERRRLTLCRMLVQAPNVLLLDEPTNDLDVQTLSVLEDFLEDFRGCVIVVSHDRYFLDRTVDRLFCFERGRLLRFEGNYSEFLEQQRERERRQTAQKPEASRKNPSDKATTTGPRRRSFKESKELEQLDQQLPKLEQRRLSLEQQLSQSDGDMTELSVELATLIRAIGDAEERWLDLSELAP, from the coding sequence GTGAGTCTGATCAGCCTGGTGGGAGCCGCCAAGGACTTCGGCATCCGCACCCTGTTCTCCGATCTGAATCTTCATATCGGAGAGCGTGAACGCCTGGGACTGATCGGACCGAATGGAGCCGGCAAATCGACATTGCTGAAGGTGCTGGCTGGCAGTGAGCCGCTGGGAGAGGGCGAACGGCGCTGCTCGCCACGCCTGCGCGTGGTGCTCGTCAGCCAGGACAGCCGCATCACGCCGGGCCTCACAGTGCTGGAACAGGTTCTGGAGGGCTGCGGTGCCAAACGCGACCTCCTGGTGCGGTTCAGCGCCCTGAGTGAAGCGATCGCAGAGCATCCGGACGATGAAACCCTGCTGGCCGAGCTGGGGCAGCTCAGCCAGCGCATGGACGACGAAGAGGCCTGGAGCCTGGAGCAACAGTGCCGCGAAGTTCTCCAGAGGCTTGGAATCAGCGACCTGCAACGCCCTGTGGAGGCCCTCTCCGGTGGGTATCGAAAGAGGGTCAGCCTGGCGTCGGCACTGGTCGCATGTCCGGATGTGCTGCTTCTGGATGAACCCACAAACCATCTGGATGCGGCCGCCGTGGAGTGGCTGCAGAGTTGGCTGGACCGGTACCCAGGCGCGCTCGTTCTGGTGACGCACGATCGCTACGTGCTGGATCGGGTCACACAGCGGATGGTTGAAGTGGACCGCGGCCAGGCACGGACCTACGAAGGCAACTACAGCAGCTACCTGCAGCGAAAAGCGGAGCAGGATGCCTCGGAAGTCGCTTCAGCAGCCAAGTTCAAGGGAGTTCTGCGTCGGGAATTGGCCTGGTTGCGGCAGGGCCCCAAAGCGCGAAGCACCAAGCAGAAGGCAAGACTTCAACGGATCGAGGCCATGCGGGAGCAGAAGCCCAGGGTGGCGAAGGGGGCGCTTGCGATGGCCAGCGTCAGCCGTCGCATCGGCAAGCTTGTGATCGAAGCGGAAGGCCTCGGCGTGACCACCAGCGGAGAGCCGACGGGCCGCCAGCTGCTCGACGACTTCAGCTACAGCTTCAGTCCTGAGGATCGTGTGGGAATCATCGGGCCGAATGGCAGCGGGAAATCAACGCTGCTGGATCTGATCGCCGGCCGGCGCACAGCCACCCATGGGTCGTTGCGCCTTGGTGAGACGGTTCACATCGGCTACCTCGATCAGCACACCGACGTGTTCACCGAAGGCAAAGGTCTTGAACGCAAGGTGATCGAGTTTGTTGAGGAGGCCGCAAGCCGGATCGACCTCGGCAGCGAACAACTCACCGCCTCACAGCTTCTGGAACGTTTTTTGTTTCCCCCGGCGCAGCAACACAGTCCACTGTCCAAGTTGTCGGGAGGGGAGCGACGAAGGCTGACGCTCTGCCGGATGTTGGTCCAGGCGCCGAACGTGTTGCTGCTGGACGAGCCCACCAACGATTTGGATGTCCAGACCCTCAGCGTGCTGGAGGACTTTCTTGAAGACTTTCGCGGTTGCGTGATCGTGGTCTCTCACGATCGTTATTTCCTCGACCGCACCGTTGACCGCCTGTTCTGTTTCGAACGTGGGCGTTTGCTCCGTTTCGAAGGCAACTACAGCGAATTCCTCGAACAGCAGCGAGAACGGGAGCGTCGGCAGACCGCGCAGAAACCGGAAGCAAGCCGGAAAAACCCCTCAGACAAAGCCACCACAACAGGACCGCGTCGGCGCTCGTTTAAGGAATCCAAGGAACTGGAACAACTCGATCAGCAGCTGCCGAAACTGGAGCAGCGACGCCTTTCGCTGGAGCAACAGCTGTCTCAGAGCGATGGCGACATGACTGAACTGAGCGTTGAGCTGGCGACGTTGATCCGTGCGATCGGAGACGCAGAGGAGCGCTGGCTGGACCTGAGCGAACTCGCTCCCTGA
- a CDS encoding DUF2301 domain-containing membrane protein yields the protein MTTADPQFDGVYGPYTITDDDRLEVQRYRLALLACGLSMSAGLLQWWLIGGSWAWLWLLPLTLGLGLALQWIHIYLKPLHQALKLLLLLGCIGWLALLVTSGPRQALSSLASQPLWILAVGPQFAALTGIGFKEFFCFQRLEAIGLTLLLPIALLGRLTTLMGSELCLALMGLASLLLVVMAMRKFGIDAAADVGDKSVFAYLEGQLASGTP from the coding sequence ATGACGACGGCCGATCCTCAGTTTGATGGCGTCTACGGCCCGTACACCATCACAGACGACGATCGTCTTGAGGTGCAGCGATACCGATTGGCTCTCCTGGCCTGCGGCCTGTCCATGAGTGCCGGTTTGCTGCAGTGGTGGCTGATCGGCGGTTCCTGGGCCTGGCTCTGGCTGTTGCCGTTGACGCTCGGCCTTGGCCTGGCCCTGCAGTGGATTCACATCTACTTGAAACCCCTGCACCAGGCTCTGAAGCTGCTCTTGCTGCTCGGCTGCATCGGTTGGCTGGCACTGCTGGTCACATCCGGGCCCAGGCAAGCGCTCAGCAGCTTGGCCTCCCAGCCCCTTTGGATCCTGGCTGTTGGCCCCCAGTTCGCCGCTCTGACGGGCATCGGCTTCAAGGAATTCTTCTGTTTCCAGCGCCTCGAGGCGATCGGACTCACCCTGCTGCTGCCGATCGCGCTGTTGGGACGGCTGACAACCCTGATGGGCTCAGAGCTCTGTCTCGCGCTGATGGGTCTGGCGTCCCTGCTGTTGGTTGTGATGGCGATGCGCAAGTTCGGCATCGATGCTGCAGCCGATGTCGGAGACAAAAGCGTGTTTGCTTATCTGGAGGGTCAACTGGCCAGCGGCACCCCGTGA
- a CDS encoding glutathione S-transferase C-terminal domain-containing protein — MPIPPIIVMAARAGWHGQWTLLMGGLGPSDGEGNYQRPVSDHLQAVLPEQPPLIERPGERLPRLIVGRSCPWAHRTWLVHRLRGLEDSLKLLIATADHKAGRWRLEPAWLDNSSLLELYRHCGAPPSYRATVPVLVDPEGPRILGNESAQLVELLNRWPASQEAPDLAPPALTESILSWQTLLQPALNDGVYRCGFARNQAAYDRAETALTHALDQVEQHLSQRGPWLCGEHLSLADVCLFPTLIRWESVYSPLFGCNRPLWLYPSIWDWRRRFFALPGVADSCDAEAWRRDYFGALFPLNPGGIVPAGPDLSTLVNSPMPQ, encoded by the coding sequence ATGCCGATCCCGCCAATCATCGTGATGGCAGCCCGGGCTGGTTGGCACGGTCAGTGGACTTTGCTGATGGGTGGGCTGGGTCCAAGCGATGGGGAGGGCAACTACCAACGACCGGTCAGCGACCACCTGCAAGCTGTCCTGCCGGAACAGCCGCCACTTATCGAACGGCCAGGGGAGCGTCTGCCCCGCCTGATCGTGGGTCGCAGCTGTCCCTGGGCCCATCGCACCTGGCTCGTTCATCGACTCCGGGGGCTCGAGGACAGCCTCAAGCTGTTGATTGCGACGGCTGATCACAAGGCTGGGCGCTGGCGGCTCGAACCGGCCTGGCTTGACAACTCCAGCCTGCTCGAGCTCTATCGGCACTGCGGAGCACCTCCCTCGTACCGCGCCACCGTGCCGGTGCTGGTGGATCCGGAGGGACCACGGATTCTTGGTAATGAAAGCGCACAGCTTGTGGAGCTGTTGAACCGCTGGCCTGCCTCGCAGGAGGCTCCCGATCTGGCACCCCCCGCCCTGACGGAATCGATTCTGTCCTGGCAGACCCTGTTGCAGCCGGCCTTGAATGACGGTGTCTACCGCTGCGGGTTCGCCAGGAATCAGGCGGCCTACGACCGTGCCGAAACGGCTCTCACCCATGCTCTCGACCAGGTGGAACAGCATCTGAGCCAGCGAGGGCCATGGCTCTGCGGAGAGCACCTCAGCCTTGCCGATGTTTGCCTGTTTCCGACGTTGATCCGCTGGGAATCGGTCTATTCGCCCCTCTTCGGCTGCAACCGTCCTCTCTGGCTCTACCCCAGCATCTGGGATTGGCGACGGCGCTTCTTTGCCCTGCCCGGGGTGGCCGACAGTTGTGATGCTGAAGCCTGGCGCCGTGATTATTTCGGAGCTCTGTTCCCACTGAATCCTGGGGGAATCGTTCCGGCAGGGCCAGATCTGAGCACACTGGTGAACAGCCCCATGCCGCAGTGA
- a CDS encoding aspartoacylase, with amino-acid sequence MTASDVLLIAATHGNEVNAAWLLEQWQQQPALLDHHGLGLQRVIGNPAARNANRRYIDRDLNRSFQQERLDDPNEQDHETVRARELVQRYGPSGQQSCCVALDLHSTTAAMGSCLVLYGRRPADLALAAMVQGKLGLPVYLHEADAAQTGFLVERWPCGLVIEVGPVSQSLLDARIVRQTRLAVEACLSALSEIRHGLGRLPRQLVVFRHLSSRDLPRHQGGQPAALVNPAVLGRNWLPSPSTALLFQTASGGDLPVALPPEASAAVFINEAAYAEKGIALSLTAREVWPVEPTWRPALEQLIGS; translated from the coding sequence ATGACGGCTTCTGACGTTCTTCTGATCGCCGCCACCCACGGCAACGAGGTGAATGCAGCCTGGTTGCTTGAGCAATGGCAGCAGCAACCCGCCCTTCTGGATCATCACGGTCTGGGATTGCAGCGCGTGATTGGCAATCCTGCGGCCCGGAACGCCAACCGTCGCTACATCGATCGGGATCTCAACCGCAGCTTCCAGCAGGAACGGTTGGATGATCCAAACGAACAGGACCATGAAACGGTTCGGGCCCGTGAGTTGGTGCAGCGCTACGGGCCCAGCGGACAACAGTCTTGTTGCGTTGCCCTCGATCTGCACAGCACAACAGCGGCGATGGGCTCCTGCCTTGTTCTCTACGGGCGGCGCCCAGCTGATCTGGCACTGGCGGCGATGGTGCAGGGAAAACTGGGACTGCCGGTCTATCTGCACGAAGCGGATGCCGCTCAGACCGGTTTTCTGGTGGAGCGCTGGCCCTGTGGGTTGGTGATTGAAGTCGGTCCTGTGTCTCAGTCACTTCTCGATGCGCGCATCGTGCGTCAAACCCGACTCGCTGTTGAGGCATGCCTGTCAGCCCTCTCAGAGATCCGGCATGGTCTCGGTCGACTTCCTCGCCAGTTGGTGGTGTTCCGCCATCTCAGCAGTCGGGACCTGCCTCGCCATCAGGGGGGGCAACCTGCGGCGCTGGTGAATCCCGCTGTCCTCGGCAGAAACTGGCTGCCGTCGCCATCCACCGCGTTACTGTTCCAAACCGCCTCAGGTGGCGATCTGCCCGTGGCCCTGCCTCCAGAAGCGTCGGCTGCCGTTTTCATCAATGAGGCGGCTTATGCCGAAAAGGGCATCGCGTTGAGTCTTACCGCACGCGAGGTTTGGCCAGTCGAGCCGACATGGCGGCCAGCTCTGGAGCAGCTGATCGGGAGCTGA
- the psbA gene encoding photosystem II q(b) protein → MTTTLQQRSGATSWQAFCEWVTSTNNRLYVGWFGVLMIPTLLAATICFIVAFVAAPPVDIDGIREPVAGSLIYGNNIISGAVVPSSNAIGLHFYPIWEAASLDEWLYNGGPYQLVVFHFLIGIFCYMGREWELSYRLGMRPWICVAYSAPVAAASAVFLVYPFGQGSFSDGMPLGISGTFNFMLVFQAEHNILMHPFHMMGVAGVFGGSLFSAMHGSLVTSSLVRETTETESQNYGYKFGQEEETYNIVAAHGYFGRLIFQYASFNNSRSLHFFLAAWPVVGIWFTALGVSTMAFNLNGFNFNQSILDGQGRVLNTWADVLNRANLGMEVMHERNAHNFPLDLAAAESTPVALQAPAIG, encoded by the coding sequence ATGACCACCACCCTCCAGCAGCGCTCCGGCGCTACCAGCTGGCAAGCCTTCTGCGAGTGGGTCACCTCCACCAACAACCGTCTGTACGTCGGTTGGTTCGGTGTGCTGATGATTCCCACCCTGCTGGCTGCCACCATCTGCTTCATCGTTGCCTTCGTCGCCGCACCTCCGGTCGACATTGACGGCATCCGTGAGCCTGTCGCTGGTTCTCTGATCTACGGCAACAACATCATCTCCGGTGCTGTTGTTCCGTCCTCCAACGCCATCGGCCTGCACTTCTACCCCATCTGGGAAGCTGCTTCCCTCGATGAGTGGCTGTACAACGGCGGCCCCTACCAGCTGGTTGTCTTCCACTTCCTGATCGGCATCTTCTGCTACATGGGCCGCGAGTGGGAACTCTCCTACCGCCTCGGCATGCGCCCCTGGATCTGCGTTGCCTACAGCGCTCCTGTGGCTGCTGCCTCCGCCGTGTTCCTGGTGTACCCCTTCGGTCAGGGTTCCTTCTCTGACGGCATGCCCCTGGGCATCTCTGGCACCTTCAACTTCATGCTGGTGTTCCAGGCCGAGCACAACATCCTGATGCACCCCTTCCACATGATGGGCGTCGCAGGTGTCTTCGGTGGATCCCTGTTCTCCGCCATGCACGGTTCACTGGTGACCTCATCCCTGGTGCGTGAAACCACCGAGACCGAGTCCCAGAACTACGGCTACAAGTTCGGCCAAGAGGAAGAGACCTACAACATCGTGGCTGCCCACGGTTACTTCGGTCGCCTGATCTTCCAATACGCATCCTTCAACAACAGCCGCAGCCTCCACTTCTTCCTGGCTGCCTGGCCGGTTGTGGGCATCTGGTTCACCGCCCTCGGCGTGTCCACCATGGCCTTCAACCTGAACGGTTTCAACTTCAACCAGTCCATCCTTGATGGTCAGGGCCGCGTCCTGAACACCTGGGCTGATGTGCTGAACCGCGCCAACCTCGGCATGGAAGTGATGCACGAGCGCAACGCTCACAACTTCCCCCTCGACCTGGCTGCCGCTGAGTCCACCCCTGTGGCTCTGCAGGCACCTGCAATCGGTTGA